One part of the Chiroxiphia lanceolata isolate bChiLan1 chromosome 14, bChiLan1.pri, whole genome shotgun sequence genome encodes these proteins:
- the APOOL gene encoding MICOS complex subunit MIC27 gives MAAKVAKLAAVSSGLPFICITVYAATEKGSKSQLVKPDQLPIYSAPPVTSRYVEEQPGQLQRHLSTVRQTTGRYLGWCQTAYVFVKNGITDSIQFGKDAYVYLKNPPPEFLPKVGVITVSGLAGVALARQGSRFKKIAYPLGLTTVGFSVCYPAQSVVIAKVTGKKLLCWSRQTYEALRSLWAEKEPVTKLQPESKPITQEDKKKGISSNKPESAVESRSLNRTESSPVESWSNKDPVPSSGAVKTPKFKPDPKLMDHGQSSPEDVDMYSTRS, from the exons ATGGCGGCCAAG GTGGCAAAGCTGGCAGCTGTTTCTTCTGGGCTGCCTTTTATATGTATTACTGTCTATGCAGCAACAGAAAAGGGATCAAAAAGTCAGCTGGTGAAGCCAGATCAG CTCCCCATTTACAGTGCACCCCCCGTGACATCGAGGTACGTCGAGGAGCAGCCGGGGCAGCTGCAGAGACACCTCTCGACAGTGCGACAGACAACCGGCCGCTACCTGGGCTGGTGCCAG aCTGCTTATGTCTTTGTTAAAAATGGAATAACGGATTCAATTCAATTTGGAAAAG ATGCTTATGTTTACCTGAAGAACCCCCCACCCGAATTTCTTCCCAAGGTTGGTGTAATTACAGTCTCAGGCTTGGCTGGAGTGGCACTGGCAAGACAAG GTTCTAGATTTAAGAAAATTGCTTATCCATTGGGACTTACCACTGTAGGGTTTTCTGTGTGTTACCCAGCTCAGTCAGTGGTCATTGCTAAG GTAACAGGGAAGAAGTTACTTTGTTGGAGTCGTCAGACCTATGAGGCTCTGAGATCACTGTGGGCAGAAAAGGAACCTGTCACCAAG ctgcagccagagtCAAAACCAATTACACAAGAagataagaagaaaggaatttctAGTAACAAACCTGAGTCTGCTGTTGAGTCAAGATCATTGAACAGAACAGAATCTTCTCCAGTAGAGTCTTGGAGTAATAAAGATCCAGTGCCTTCATCAG GAGCAGTGAAGACACCAAAATTTAAGCCTGATCCCAAACTTATGGACCATGGACAGTCCAGCCCAGAAGATGTGGATATGTACAGTACTAGAAGCTAA